Within Raineyella sp. W15-4, the genomic segment TCCTTGCCGGTGCGGTAATGCATGGTCTGCATGACCGCCACGAGGAGGGACAGGGAGATGGTGAGGGGGACGAAGAAGAAGTGGTACACGGTGGTGATGCCGAATTGCCACCGCGCCAGCAAGACCGGATCCATGAGGCGAATGTAACGGCACGCCCTCTTGACCGCTTCACCCGAGGCCCACATCACATACGACGCTGTGTCGTTGCAGACCGCGACCTCCGCAGGCCGTGCCATTTTTACTACGCGAGCTGTAGTACTAAGGCCCTCGTTGCTCTAGGATGGCGATATGCCGAACCTTGGTGACCTCGAACTCCAGGTCATGGAGGTGTTGTGGCGTACGGACCACGCGATGTCGGTCAGGGAGGTCCTTGCCGAGCTGACTCGCGATCGGGACCTCGCCTACACCACCGTGATGACCGTCCTCGACCGACTGGCGAAGAAGGACCGGGTGACCCGCGAACTGGAGGGTCGCGCCTGGTACTACCGACCCGCCGAGTCGCGCGCCACGCTGATCGCCGCCGAGATGCGGGCCGCCCTGGTCGGCCGGCCCGAACAACGCCGGGACGCCCTCCGGGAGTTCGCTGCCGGGCTCGACCACGACGACGCCGCCGCGCTGGTCGCACTGCTCGCCGCCCGGGTCGAGGGCTGACCGAGCCTTCCCGAGGCCGGTGACACGGCCCGAGTAGCCTGCCTGACATGTTCGCCCGCCTGCGCCTCGACCCGTTCCTGCTGGCCATCGTCGCCTCGGCGGTCCTCGCCACGCTGCTGCCGGCCCGCGGCACGGGCGCGGTGGTGCTGTCGGACGCGGTCACCGCGGGCATTGCGCTGCTGTTCTTCCTGTACGGCGCCCGGATGCATCCGCGTGACACCCTGGATGGCCTCAGACACTGGCGGCTGCACGGGGTGATCCTCGGCTTCACCTACGTGTTGTTCCCGTTGATCGGACTGGCGCTCGCCTTCCTGGTGCCGACAAGGGTGCTCACCCCGGCGCTCTACACCGGGCTGCTCTACACCAGCCTGCTGCCCTCCACGGTGCAGTCGTCGGTGACCTTCACCTCGATCGCCAGGGGCAATGTCGCCGGGGCGGTGGTCTCCGCCTCGATGTCCAACCTGATCGGGGTGTTCCTCACCCCGCTGCTGGTGATCGCGCTGATGAACACCACCGGCCAGGCCTCGGTCCACCCCGAGGCGGTGCTCGACATCGTGCTGCAGATCCTGGTGCCGTACGTGCTGGGCCAGCTCTCCCGGCGCTGGACCGCGGGGTACGTGACCCGGCACAAGCGGCCGCTGCGGCTGGTCGACCAGGGGATCATCGTGCTGGTCGTCTACTCCGCGTTCTCCGCCGGTCGGCGCGAACACATGTGGTCGCAGGTGTCCCTGCTCCAGGTGCTGGCGCTGATCGCCACCTGCCTGGTGGTGCTGGCGGTCGTCCTGGGGCTGACCTGGTGGCTGGCCGGCCGGCTGGGTTTCAGCCGCGAGGACCGGATCGCGATCCAGTTCTGCGGCTCGAAGAAGTCCCTGGCGACCGGTCTGCCGATGGCCGCCGTGCTCTTCGCCGGGCAGCCGATCGGCCTGATCGCCCTGCCGTTGATGGTCTTCCACCAGGCCCAGCTGATGGCCTGCTCGGCGCTGGCCCAGCGCTACGCCCGGACCACAGCACCGTGTTCCGCCCCGACACCGTAGCGGAGGAACAGTTCGTCCCCCGCACCGAGCACCTCCACCAGCCGCAGCGGCACCGCGGCGTCGTATGCGGGGGCACCGACGATCCGTGGGCCCTCCCCGCCGACCAGCAGCGGTGACACCGTGATGAACAGTTCGTCGACCAGTCCGGCGCCGATCAGCCCGCCGAGCACCGCCGGGCCGCCCTCGCTGAGCACCCGGGTCATCCCGACCGTACCCAGGGCGGCGATCGCCGCGGGCAAGGATGGCCGTCCGTCCGGGGCGGCCGGCACCTCGAGGAACCGGGCGTACGCCGCCAGCCGGGCCCGCCGTGCCGGGTCGGCACCGGGCACGGTGATCACCCAGGGCAGGGCGTCCGGGCCCCGGCCGGCGGCGTCGGCGAACGCCGGCAGGGTGGGGTCGAGGTCCAGGCTGCCGGAAAGGATCGCCAGCACCGGGTGGGCGGTCCGGCCCCGGGAGACCCGCCACTCGCGGGCCCCCGCCGGCAGGTCGATCAGCCCGTAGCCCTCGGCCCGGATGGTGCCCGAGCCGACGAGCAGCACATCGCACCAGCCGCGCAGTGCCACCAGCAGCGCCTGGTCGGCAGCCCCGGTGAGGTCACCGACCCGGCCACGGATGGTGGCATGGCCGTCGGCGGAGCTGACCATATTGGCCCGTACGCCGGGCTCCTCCCCGAGGTCCCGGAGCAGGTCCAGGTCCCCCAGCGCCGGGCCTGCGCCGGTCAATCGGCGGATCAGCGGCTGGTCCCGGTCGTTCCCGTGCGGTCCTGGCTGACTCCGGGGCTGTTCCCGGTGGCTCGGAGGCTGTTCCCCGTGCGCCTGGGTCTGGTCCATCTCGTCTCCGCTCCTCCCGGCCGGGTCACTCGTCCGACGCCCTCGCCACCGGCACCTTCGCCACGGCCGCGGTGGCCTTCACCGCCACCGCGTTCACCACAGCAGCAGACCGGCGCCGTAGCTGACCGCCAGGGTCCCCACCCCGACGACCAGCGTACGGACGATCGTCCGGACCACCGACAGGTGCCCCTGGCGCGCCGCGACGACCGAGGTCAGCAGCAGCGAGAGCACCACCGCGACCAGGATCAGCCAGGACTCCACCGAGACCGGGACGGACACGGTGATCAGCAGCGGCACCATCGCCCCCGCCAGGAACGCCAGGCCGGCCGCCAGCCCCGCCCCGACCGGGGCGGACGGCGCGGTCGGGGCGGTGATGCCGTGCTCGTAGGCCAACTGCGCGGCCAGCGCGTCCCGGGCGCTGAGCTGTTCGGCCACCTGCCGGGCCACGTCGGGGGTCAGGCCCTTGTCCTCCCAGTAGGCCGCCAG encodes:
- a CDS encoding BlaI/MecI/CopY family transcriptional regulator: MPNLGDLELQVMEVLWRTDHAMSVREVLAELTRDRDLAYTTVMTVLDRLAKKDRVTRELEGRAWYYRPAESRATLIAAEMRAALVGRPEQRRDALREFAAGLDHDDAAALVALLAARVEG
- a CDS encoding bile acid:sodium symporter family protein — encoded protein: MFARLRLDPFLLAIVASAVLATLLPARGTGAVVLSDAVTAGIALLFFLYGARMHPRDTLDGLRHWRLHGVILGFTYVLFPLIGLALAFLVPTRVLTPALYTGLLYTSLLPSTVQSSVTFTSIARGNVAGAVVSASMSNLIGVFLTPLLVIALMNTTGQASVHPEAVLDIVLQILVPYVLGQLSRRWTAGYVTRHKRPLRLVDQGIIVLVVYSAFSAGRREHMWSQVSLLQVLALIATCLVVLAVVLGLTWWLAGRLGFSREDRIAIQFCGSKKSLATGLPMAAVLFAGQPIGLIALPLMVFHQAQLMACSALAQRYARTTAPCSAPTP
- a CDS encoding dihydrofolate reductase family protein; the encoded protein is MDQTQAHGEQPPSHREQPRSQPGPHGNDRDQPLIRRLTGAGPALGDLDLLRDLGEEPGVRANMVSSADGHATIRGRVGDLTGAADQALLVALRGWCDVLLVGSGTIRAEGYGLIDLPAGAREWRVSRGRTAHPVLAILSGSLDLDPTLPAFADAAGRGPDALPWVITVPGADPARRARLAAYARFLEVPAAPDGRPSLPAAIAALGTVGMTRVLSEGGPAVLGGLIGAGLVDELFITVSPLLVGGEGPRIVGAPAYDAAVPLRLVEVLGAGDELFLRYGVGAEHGAVVRA
- a CDS encoding VIT1/CCC1 transporter family protein, which encodes MSPGTGWRAALDVRSWVGEAWVGDANDGIIATAGLLEGLAGAGASDAVLVLAATVGTIAGGLGVAGARWAEAAAEREAEAAVIAEERAQLAAAPDDELAELAAYWEDKGLTPDVARQVAEQLSARDALAAQLAYEHGITAPTAPSAPVGAGLAAGLAFLAGAMVPLLITVSVPVSVESWLILVAVVLSLLLTSVVAARQGHLSVVRTIVRTLVVGVGTLAVSYGAGLLLW